From Leguminivora glycinivorella isolate SPB_JAAS2020 chromosome 24, LegGlyc_1.1, whole genome shotgun sequence, a single genomic window includes:
- the LOC125238886 gene encoding phosphatidylinositol 4-phosphate 5-kinase type-1 gamma isoform X13 — translation MNNILPSAVKLHQKYDLKGSTYKRKASKSERQKGSRATYKDLDFMEHHTEGIFLEAETYNALIKTMQRDCRVLESFKIMDYSLLVGIHNLDEAQREKTEARTRTESGQSEGEEDGNKKSGLNRTRCENEDFKAQVKRTQSINRQRLVAHSTAMESIQAESEPIDEEDDVPPGGIPARNARGERLLLFLGIIDILQSYRLRKKLEHTWKSMIHDGDTVSVHRPNFYAQRFLDFMAKTVFKKIPSLDLPEIKGNHRKFRTLVTSYIGLTLKHSPSKRKSISKPVRPQEEIDTPGRKYNKPIKDYNPELMKNRLSPRSSLRSSLSDFTDTTISTWNQRHPLPQIPTEYPSVLSDRLKNLDRDRFFQRRIDFDTSNLNPRDPGPSFLDNVYRATIQDRMDSLSTQLTKVLSTGAGSSHINGSLADSGIQTDNTSTSVPQIYIETQVPGSPVKILKDAAVDTRNENNLQDIPFIDDDEDLSKRRIVLEKHKSMSNIPENIEDETVVERLSNSYNRSKSPSFIEKFKKFFTDIGLVKAESADITTETNNPNTLPKSLNSSYRTRSVTPTRSLETREASTLPKDMRFRKVRSTQTVYIRQESPISMTRDAEQQTHVSVVKLNGNEAEDEKVIRDVVYIKSIEKAEIYSTNDSGSTIIVVPPAD, via the exons ATGAACAATATACTGCCTTCCGCCGTCAAACTGCACCAGAAATACGATCTTAAAGGCTCCACGTATAAGAGAAAG GCCAGTAAATCGGAACGGCAGAAAGGCTCCCGCGCTACATACAAGGATTTAGACTTTATGGAACACCACACCGAGGGCATTTTCCTGGAGGCCGAGACTTACAACGCGCTTATAAAGACTATGCAGAGAGATTGCAGAGTGCTAGAGAGTTTTAAG ATCATGGATTATTCCCTCCTAGTGGGTATCCACAATCTGGACGAGGCGCAACGGGAGAAGACGGAAGCTCGGACCCGGACGGAATCCGGACAGAGCGAGGGCGAAGAGGACGGCAACAAGAAATCCGGACTCAACCGGACGAG ATGCGAGAACGAAGACTTCAAGGCACAAGTGAAACGGACACA GTCGATAAATAGGCAGAGACTAGTGGCGCACTCGACGGCTATGGAGAGCATTCAAGCGGAGAGCGAACCTATCGACGAAGAGGATGATGTACC aCCGGGCGGTATTCCAGCGAGGAACGCGCGCGGCGAACGTCTATTACTCTTCTTAGGCATCATTGACATCTTACAGTCGTACCGGCTTCGGAAGAAGCTAGAACACACGTGGAAAAGCATGATACACGACGGG GACACTGTGTCAGTCCACAGACCCAACTTCTACGCTCAAAGGTTCCTCGATTTCATGGCCAAGACTGTCTTCAAGAAGATACCTTCGT TGGACCTGCCCGAGATCAAAGGGAACCACCGGAAGTTCCGGACTCTGGTCACAAGCTACATAG GTTTGA CCCTGAAACACTCTCCTTCGAAGAGGAAAAGCATCAGCAAGCCGGTTCGGCCGCAGGAGGAAATCGACACGCCAg GACGAAAGTACAACAAACCTATCAAAGACTACAACCCAGAGTTGATGAAGAACCGCCTATCGCCCAGGTCTTCCCTCAGATCTAGCCTCAGCGACTTCACAGACACAACCATATCTACCTGGAACCAGAGGCATCCTCTCCCACAAATACCCACTGAGTACCCTTCAGTATTATCTGACAGGCTCAAAAACTTGGATAGAGATCGCTTCTTCCAGCGCAGAATAGATTTCGACACGTCCAACCTTAATCCGAGGGACCCCGGACCTTCATTCTTAGACAACGTTTATAGAGCCACAATCCAAGATAGAATGGACAGCCTATCAACTCAATTAACCAAAGTACTCAGCACAGGCGCGGGCAGTTCTCATATAAACGGCAGTCTAGCCGACAGCGGAATACAAACAGACAATACCAGCACCAGTGTACCTCAAATATATATAGAAACGCAAGTGCCAGGCAGTCCTGTCAAAATTCTCAAAGACGCAGCAGTCGACACTAGAAACGAAAATAACCTACAAGATATACCGTTTATCGATGACGATGAAGATCTTAGTAAAAGACGAATTGTTCTAGAAAAACATAAATCCATGTCCAACATACCCGAAAACATAGAAGACGAAACTGTAGTCGAGAGACTATCAAACAGCTATAACCGATCTAAATCACCATCTTTCATAGAAAAATTCAAGAAATTCTTCACAGACATCGGCCTAGTTAAAGCTGAAAGCGCTGATATAACAACAGAAACTAATAACCCTAACACATTACCTAAAAGTCTAAACTCTAGTTATAGAACCAGAAGCGTTACACCTACCAGGAGTTTAGAGACGCGAGAAGCATCAACGTTACCAAAAGACATGAGATTCAGGAAAGTACGGTCGACGCAAACTGTTTATATAAGACAAGAATCTCCTATATCTATGACGCGAGATGCAGAACAACAAACTCATGTGTCAGTTGTCAAATTGAATGGAAACGAGGCTGAAGACGAGAAGGTAATTAGGGATGTAGTTTATATTAAGAGTATCGAAAAAGCAGAGATATATAGTACTAATGACAGCGGTAGCACTATTATAGTAGTTCCACCAGCTGATTGA